In the Microscilla marina ATCC 23134 genome, one interval contains:
- a CDS encoding DUF6702 family protein, whose product MNTIKKTLIIFSLLLFTLPGHTTSPDVLLHDEVVGKLVFEQRNNTLYITATFDKRLLALALKKEAKCSPQDMMNSCADEYIRQNIKIRINNQALPYHKTGQKFQKRHMVYAFEASFADNIQEIQVTSTYLLKYNTHAIVKALFLLNQRNRSFSLNHRRKSIQVSYSK is encoded by the coding sequence ATGAACACGATAAAAAAGACATTGATCATTTTTTCACTCTTACTATTCACTTTACCCGGTCATACTACTTCTCCTGATGTATTACTACACGATGAGGTAGTGGGTAAACTTGTGTTTGAACAGCGTAATAATACACTCTACATTACTGCAACGTTTGACAAGAGGTTGTTGGCATTGGCACTTAAAAAAGAAGCAAAGTGCTCTCCACAAGACATGATGAACTCCTGTGCTGATGAGTATATCCGACAAAATATCAAGATTCGGATCAATAATCAAGCGTTACCTTACCATAAAACCGGGCAAAAATTCCAAAAACGTCACATGGTATACGCTTTTGAGGCGTCTTTTGCTGACAATATTCAAGAGATTCAAGTAACAAGTACTTACTTACTCAAGTACAACACCCATGCCATTGTAAAAGCCTTATTCCTACTTAATCAACGTAACAGGTCATTTTCTTTGAATCACCGCCGCAAAAGCATTCAAGTATCTTACTCGAAATAG